Proteins encoded in a region of the Cetobacterium ceti genome:
- a CDS encoding endonuclease/exonuclease/phosphatase family protein translates to MKRIIGFLFIFIGILSYGMESANIGVYNTLRLERGKKNYELMAKGIKNLDLVGLVEVMNRNGIENLVDSLNKVSKEKWTYHLSPYGVGTGKYKEYYGYVYKKNKVKLIKPEGFFPDKNDWFIREPYGATFKIDNFDFTLILCHSIFGKKQSQRRAEAFKIDDVYDYFQNKDKNEQDIIIGGDFNLSGRDEAFEQLLNHKDNIIYTLDPSIKTTIGTKGFASSYDNIFLSLKYTGEFTGKAGAIDITRGKYKETRKEVSDHIPIFINVLTGEDDD, encoded by the coding sequence ATGAAGAGAATAATAGGATTTTTATTTATTTTTATTGGAATTTTATCTTATGGAATGGAAAGTGCTAATATAGGAGTCTATAACACTCTTAGATTAGAAAGAGGTAAAAAAAATTATGAACTTATGGCTAAGGGAATAAAAAATTTAGATTTAGTTGGTTTAGTTGAAGTTATGAATAGAAATGGAATAGAAAACTTAGTAGATAGTTTAAATAAAGTGAGCAAAGAAAAATGGACATATCATCTATCACCCTATGGAGTTGGAACAGGGAAATATAAGGAGTACTATGGATATGTTTATAAAAAAAATAAAGTTAAATTAATAAAACCTGAGGGATTTTTCCCCGATAAAAATGATTGGTTTATAAGGGAGCCCTATGGAGCAACTTTTAAAATAGATAATTTTGATTTTACACTTATTTTATGTCATTCAATTTTTGGAAAAAAACAGAGCCAAAGGAGAGCGGAGGCATTTAAAATAGATGATGTATATGATTATTTTCAAAATAAAGATAAAAATGAACAGGATATTATAATAGGAGGAGATTTTAATTTATCTGGAAGAGATGAAGCTTTTGAACAGTTATTAAACCATAAGGATAATATAATTTATACCTTAGATCCTAGTATAAAAACTACAATTGGAACAAAGGGATTTGCTAGTAGCTATGATAATATTTTTTTAAGTTTAAAATATACTGGGGAATTTACTGGAAAAGCAGGAGCAATTGATATAACTAGAGGAAAATATAAAGAAACAAGAAAAGAGGTATCAGATCATATACCGATATTTATAAATGTATTAACAGGAGAAGATGATGATTAA
- a CDS encoding pseudouridine synthase family protein, protein MGTLFIVICISIGILLLYISGLLIFTPDSKDDKYVISILLKGFTMISSGRERKIRIIGKIQEKIGYLIVIYGYKILEGRKYAVAKVS, encoded by the coding sequence ATGGGAACACTATTTATAGTAATATGTATATCAATAGGGATTTTACTTCTTTATATCAGTGGACTTTTAATTTTTACACCAGATTCAAAGGATGATAAGTATGTTATTTCAATTTTACTTAAGGGATTTACAATGATAAGTAGTGGTAGAGAAAGAAAAATACGTATTATTGGTAAAATACAGGAGAAAATAGGTTATTTAATAGTTATTTATGGGTATAAAATTCTTGAAGGCAGAAAATATGCTGTGGCAAAAGTAAGTTAA
- a CDS encoding LysR family transcriptional regulator, which produces MDLHYLKIFYEVAKEKSFTKAASKLYINQSAVSIQVKKFEELLNTKLFDRSSKKIKLTYTGEALYKMAEEIFEKVKRAEKEINRIIDLDRAKISIGASPVIGEPLIPSLMKEFSKLHEEIEYDINVSNKQWLLKLLKEGELDVLLIDEEHITDTNLEVLQVDRVPYVLVGKREYRSIENVAKDPLISRRHVPNNNEAIASIENKYHITFETKIPVLGNLEVIKGMVREGIGNVILPYYSVYKEIQSGEFKVIEEIDEIRDGYQLVITKDKKNLIQIIKFVNFIQNYKIQY; this is translated from the coding sequence TTGGATTTACATTATTTAAAAATATTTTACGAAGTGGCTAAGGAAAAAAGTTTTACAAAGGCAGCAAGTAAGTTATATATAAACCAATCAGCAGTGTCAATTCAGGTTAAAAAATTTGAGGAATTATTAAATACAAAATTATTTGATAGAAGTTCTAAAAAAATTAAACTTACATATACAGGGGAAGCTTTGTATAAAATGGCTGAGGAAATATTTGAAAAGGTAAAGAGAGCAGAAAAAGAGATAAACAGAATTATAGACTTAGATAGAGCAAAAATATCTATAGGAGCAAGTCCAGTTATAGGAGAACCATTAATCCCTTCTTTAATGAAAGAGTTTTCAAAGTTACATGAGGAAATAGAGTATGATATAAATGTTTCTAATAAACAGTGGCTTTTAAAATTACTAAAAGAGGGAGAGCTAGATGTACTTCTTATAGATGAGGAGCACATAACAGATACTAACTTAGAAGTTTTACAGGTGGATAGGGTGCCATATGTATTAGTTGGAAAAAGAGAGTATAGAAGCATAGAAAATGTAGCTAAGGATCCTTTAATAAGTAGAAGACATGTGCCTAATAACAATGAGGCAATAGCTTCTATAGAAAATAAATATCATATAACATTTGAAACTAAAATACCTGTTTTAGGAAATTTAGAAGTAATCAAAGGAATGGTAAGAGAGGGAATAGGAAATGTAATATTACCATATTATTCCGTATATAAAGAGATTCAAAGTGGGGAATTTAAAGTTATTGAGGAAATTGATGAAATAAGAGATGGTTATCAATTGGTAATCACAAAGGATAAAAAAAATCTTATTCAAATAATAAAATTTGTCAATTTTATTCAAAATTATAAGATTCAATATTAG
- the gmhA gene encoding D-sedoheptulose 7-phosphate isomerase, whose product MELLNSYKTTFELLEKFIKEEEERKETEKVSVDLANIFNKGNKVLICGNGGSNCDALHFAEEFTGRFRSNRRALPAIAISDSSHITCVGNDYGFDYIFSRGVEAYGKEGDMFIGISTSGNSKNVIEAVNAAKKLGMKTCVLLGKDGGKLKGLCDYEFIIPGKTSDRIQEIHMMILHIIIEGVEKIMFPENY is encoded by the coding sequence ATGGAGTTATTAAATTCATACAAAACTACATTTGAGTTATTAGAAAAGTTTATAAAAGAAGAGGAAGAAAGAAAAGAAACTGAAAAAGTTTCTGTTGATTTAGCAAATATTTTCAATAAGGGAAATAAAGTTTTAATTTGTGGAAATGGTGGAAGTAATTGTGATGCGTTACATTTTGCTGAGGAATTCACAGGAAGATTTAGAAGTAATAGAAGAGCTTTACCTGCAATTGCTATTTCAGATTCATCTCATATAACTTGTGTAGGAAATGACTATGGATTTGATTATATTTTTTCTAGAGGTGTAGAAGCCTATGGAAAAGAGGGAGATATGTTTATAGGGATTTCAACAAGTGGAAATTCTAAAAATGTAATAGAAGCTGTAAATGCAGCTAAAAAATTAGGAATGAAAACTTGTGTTTTATTAGGTAAAGATGGAGGTAAATTAAAAGGTCTTTGTGATTATGAATTTATAATTCCAGGAAAAACATCTGATAGAATTCAAGAGATTCATATGATGATTTTACATATAATAATTGAAGGTGTGGAAAAAATAATGTTTCCAGAAAACTATTAA
- a CDS encoding lysophospholipid acyltransferase family protein: MANKSYKFYGLLLFFILKAISKTMRISIKRNEKIKLNESYIYGFWHNKLVAAGLSLRNIGKSAILASPSKDGELIAIPLEKLGYKVVRGSSGKDSVKSVIALLKLVKNGYNAGTPLDGPKGPIYEVKNGMLYLAQKSGKPIIPFGAAFEKKWVFNKAWDKFQLPKPFSKCICVLGEPILIPKDGDLDEYGKLIKEELLKLDREAERELYNN; encoded by the coding sequence ATGGCAAATAAGAGCTATAAATTTTATGGATTATTGTTATTTTTTATATTAAAAGCAATCTCTAAAACAATGAGAATTTCAATAAAAAGAAATGAAAAAATAAAGCTAAATGAAAGTTATATTTATGGATTTTGGCACAATAAACTAGTAGCAGCGGGATTATCCTTAAGAAATATAGGAAAAAGTGCAATTTTAGCTAGTCCATCAAAGGATGGAGAACTAATTGCTATACCTTTAGAAAAATTAGGATATAAGGTTGTAAGAGGATCTTCTGGGAAAGATTCTGTAAAAAGTGTAATAGCACTTTTAAAATTAGTAAAAAATGGATATAATGCAGGAACTCCATTAGATGGGCCTAAAGGACCTATATATGAGGTTAAAAATGGAATGCTTTACTTAGCTCAAAAATCAGGAAAACCAATAATACCTTTTGGAGCAGCCTTTGAAAAAAAATGGGTTTTTAATAAGGCTTGGGATAAGTTTCAGTTACCGAAACCATTTAGTAAATGTATATGTGTTTTAGGAGAGCCTATATTAATACCAAAAGATGGGGATTTAGATGAATATGGAAAATTAATAAAAGAAGAGCTTTTAAAATTAGATAGAGAAGCTGAAAGAGAATTGTATAATAATTAA
- the sppA gene encoding signal peptide peptidase SppA, protein MFIFKILKNIVIFLIKQIAKICLFFVILGVIILGIFNYLSPKKEVAEIRNNSYLQLDLSRKYNENGVNPLEYFNPGGIDFYQLLKSIDKAKIDPRIKGIFINVDESILNRAQIEEIGEKLKEFRKTSKKVYIYGANLDNKNYILSVYGDKIIMPPSASSTVNLTGYFMETPYFKKLSDLVGVKFNVIHVGDYKSYGENYVKDKMSKEYKENISRILDKVYENFIKTVSIERKIDEKTLNERILNGKLMVATPKDLLKYNMIDKLQYLEDFIKEKGKDNFVSVDDYVKEGLVRKGENYKEKIGIIYLEGEIHYKDNGSGFKDKITPESFEEKFNRALEDKDIKGIILRINSPGGSALASDIIYNQIKNSPKPVYISIGKVAASGGYYISSGGSKIFADKESLTGSIGVVSLIPNVEELVKKLDINLESLQKGKYASIYSLTSKFTEEDREKLYRSNELVYKEFLNRVSTSRNIKMEDLEKIAQGKVWLGEEAVKIGLIDKIGGLEDTIKEMGKDLKLSKYSVKEMKTQESINNILNSYMGPMMTVQDILSLKINKKIEKNDLYFKPLMYYPYEI, encoded by the coding sequence ATGTTCATTTTTAAAATTTTAAAAAATATAGTGATATTTTTAATAAAACAAATTGCAAAAATTTGTTTATTTTTTGTAATTTTAGGAGTAATTATTTTAGGGATATTTAATTATTTATCACCTAAAAAAGAAGTGGCTGAAATAAGAAATAATTCATATTTACAGTTGGATTTATCTAGAAAATATAATGAAAATGGAGTTAATCCTTTAGAATATTTCAATCCAGGAGGAATAGACTTTTATCAATTATTAAAAAGTATTGATAAGGCAAAAATAGACCCAAGAATAAAAGGGATATTTATAAATGTGGATGAAAGTATTTTAAATAGAGCTCAAATAGAGGAGATAGGAGAAAAATTAAAGGAATTTAGAAAAACTAGTAAAAAAGTGTATATCTATGGAGCAAATTTAGACAATAAAAATTATATTTTAAGTGTGTATGGAGACAAAATTATAATGCCGCCAAGTGCAAGTTCTACTGTAAATTTAACAGGTTATTTTATGGAAACACCATATTTTAAAAAATTAAGTGATTTAGTAGGAGTAAAATTTAATGTGATTCACGTGGGAGACTATAAATCCTATGGGGAAAATTATGTAAAAGATAAAATGTCTAAGGAATATAAAGAGAATATAAGTAGAATATTAGATAAGGTTTATGAAAACTTTATAAAAACAGTATCTATAGAAAGAAAAATAGATGAAAAAACTTTAAATGAAAGAATTTTAAATGGAAAACTTATGGTAGCAACACCAAAGGATTTATTAAAATATAATATGATCGATAAATTACAATATTTAGAAGATTTTATTAAGGAGAAGGGAAAGGATAATTTTGTATCTGTAGATGATTATGTAAAGGAAGGTTTGGTTAGAAAGGGTGAAAATTATAAAGAGAAAATTGGAATTATTTATTTAGAAGGAGAAATTCATTATAAAGATAATGGTAGTGGGTTCAAAGATAAAATTACACCAGAATCCTTTGAAGAAAAATTCAATAGAGCTCTAGAAGATAAGGATATAAAAGGAATTATTTTAAGAATAAATTCTCCAGGAGGATCGGCTTTAGCTTCGGATATTATATATAACCAAATAAAAAATTCACCGAAACCAGTTTATATATCTATAGGAAAAGTTGCAGCTTCAGGGGGATATTATATATCTTCAGGAGGAAGTAAAATTTTTGCAGATAAAGAAAGTTTAACTGGATCAATAGGAGTTGTAAGTTTAATACCTAACGTAGAAGAGTTAGTAAAAAAATTAGATATCAATCTAGAGAGTTTACAAAAAGGAAAATATGCTTCAATTTATTCTTTAACTTCAAAATTTACAGAGGAAGATAGAGAAAAATTATATAGAAGTAATGAATTAGTATATAAGGAATTTTTAAATAGAGTGAGTACAAGTAGAAATATAAAAATGGAAGATCTTGAAAAAATTGCTCAAGGAAAAGTATGGTTAGGAGAAGAAGCGGTAAAAATTGGACTGATTGATAAAATAGGAGGTTTAGAAGACACTATTAAGGAGATGGGAAAAGATTTAAAATTAAGTAAATATTCTGTTAAAGAAATGAAAACGCAAGAATCTATTAATAATATTTTAAATAGTTATATGGGACCTATGATGACAGTTCAAGATATTTTATCCTTGAAAATAAATAAAAAAATAGAAAAAAATGACCTTTATTTTAAGCCTTTAATGTATTATCCCTATGAAATATAG
- a CDS encoding AbgT family transporter — protein sequence MDKSNAKKGFFNKFLDFVEVGGNKLPHPVTLFFIFAIAIIIISGITDKMGVSVTYTGLNKATNSFEDITVKTKSLLNGDGLRYIFNSMVKNFTSFAPLGTVLVALIGVGVCEGTGLMSAFLRKIVLATPKSAISAMVVFAGVMSNVASDAGYVVLTPLGAVIFLTFGRHPLAGLAAAFAGVSGGFSANLLVGTVDPLLAGISTEAARLIDPTYQVTATANWYFMAVSTFLITFLGAFVVDKIVEPRLGEYKGEYKGDMHPLTDLEIKGLKHAGISIVIFLGIMLFLTVPENAILRTNGTLNAWTSQGLVPTMMMAFLIPGVIYGKVTKSIKNDKDVANMIGKSLGTMGGYLALAFAASQFIAYFSYTHLGTVLAVKGADFLKSIGFTGFPLIIAFIIITGFINLFMGSASAKWAIMAPIFVPMLMQLNYSPEFTQVAYRIGDSTTNIISPLMSYFAVTVAFAQKYDKNTGLGTLISTMIPFSIMFMLGWTVLLFIWYFLGLPIGPEAYIHL from the coding sequence ATGGATAAAAGCAATGCTAAAAAAGGGTTTTTTAACAAATTTTTAGATTTTGTTGAAGTAGGAGGTAATAAACTTCCTCATCCTGTAACGCTTTTCTTTATTTTTGCAATTGCAATTATAATCATCTCTGGTATTACTGATAAAATGGGCGTATCTGTTACATATACAGGATTAAATAAAGCAACTAATTCCTTTGAGGATATTACTGTAAAAACTAAATCACTTTTAAATGGAGACGGTCTTCGATACATATTCAACTCCATGGTTAAAAATTTTACTAGTTTTGCTCCTTTAGGTACAGTTCTAGTTGCTCTTATTGGAGTTGGAGTTTGCGAAGGTACTGGATTAATGTCTGCTTTTTTAAGAAAAATTGTTCTAGCTACACCTAAAAGTGCTATATCTGCCATGGTTGTTTTTGCTGGTGTTATGTCCAATGTTGCTTCTGATGCTGGATATGTTGTTTTAACTCCACTTGGTGCTGTTATTTTCTTAACATTTGGTAGACATCCCCTTGCAGGTCTTGCAGCAGCTTTTGCTGGAGTTTCTGGAGGATTTTCTGCTAACTTATTAGTTGGAACTGTTGATCCATTACTTGCAGGTATATCTACTGAAGCCGCTAGATTAATCGATCCTACATATCAAGTTACTGCCACAGCTAACTGGTATTTTATGGCTGTATCTACATTTTTAATAACTTTCCTTGGAGCTTTTGTTGTGGATAAAATAGTAGAACCAAGATTAGGTGAATACAAAGGTGAATATAAAGGTGATATGCATCCTCTTACAGATTTAGAAATAAAAGGACTAAAACATGCAGGTATTTCCATAGTTATTTTCCTTGGAATAATGTTATTTTTAACAGTTCCTGAAAATGCTATTTTAAGAACTAACGGTACTTTAAACGCTTGGACTTCTCAAGGGCTTGTTCCTACTATGATGATGGCCTTTTTAATCCCAGGTGTTATATATGGTAAAGTTACTAAATCTATAAAAAATGATAAAGACGTTGCCAATATGATTGGAAAATCCTTAGGTACAATGGGTGGATATTTAGCTCTAGCCTTTGCCGCATCTCAATTTATAGCATATTTTTCTTATACTCATCTTGGTACAGTTTTAGCGGTAAAAGGAGCTGACTTCCTAAAGAGTATTGGATTTACTGGCTTCCCTTTAATTATTGCTTTTATTATTATAACTGGATTTATAAACTTATTCATGGGATCAGCTTCTGCTAAATGGGCAATTATGGCTCCTATATTTGTTCCTATGTTAATGCAACTTAACTACTCTCCAGAGTTTACTCAAGTTGCATATAGAATAGGAGATTCAACTACAAATATTATTTCTCCTTTAATGTCATACTTTGCTGTAACAGTTGCCTTTGCACAAAAATATGATAAAAATACAGGCCTTGGAACTTTAATTTCCACAATGATTCCATTCTCTATAATGTTTATGCTAGGATGGACTGTACTTCTTTTCATTTGGTATTTCCTTGGATTGCCAATTGGACCAGAAGCTTATATTCATTTATAG
- a CDS encoding thiamine diphosphokinase: MIKKEAYIFLNGEINIEDKFYKELFLEQRDIYCADGGIKFCEALNIVPKEIWGDLDSSDEKIIKKYKEKGSEIKKFPADKDFTDGELLIDYVISKGYEKVYLLGALGGRIDHELTNINLLSKYEELTILTEKEVVFFIGRKYTINNRKFSTVSFIPMSDKVKGLTLEGFKYPLNNYNLLRGESRCMSNILISDKGEISYDEGQLLCVINLM, from the coding sequence ATGATTAAAAAGGAAGCATATATATTTTTGAATGGAGAGATAAATATAGAGGATAAATTTTATAAGGAACTTTTTTTAGAACAAAGAGATATTTATTGTGCCGATGGGGGAATTAAATTTTGTGAAGCATTAAATATAGTTCCAAAGGAGATATGGGGAGACTTAGATTCAAGTGATGAAAAAATAATAAAAAAATATAAAGAAAAGGGCAGTGAAATAAAAAAATTTCCTGCGGATAAAGATTTTACAGATGGAGAATTACTAATAGATTATGTTATTTCCAAAGGTTATGAGAAAGTTTATTTATTAGGAGCTTTAGGTGGGAGAATAGATCATGAGCTTACAAATATAAATTTATTATCAAAATATGAAGAACTTACTATTTTAACAGAAAAAGAAGTGGTTTTTTTTATAGGTAGAAAGTATACTATTAATAATAGAAAGTTTTCCACAGTATCTTTTATACCTATGAGTGATAAGGTGAAAGGGTTAACTTTAGAAGGATTTAAATATCCTTTAAATAATTATAATTTATTAAGAGGAGAATCTCGTTGTATGAGTAATATATTAATATCAGACAAGGGTGAGATTTCCTATGATGAGGGACAACTTTTATGTGTTATTAATTTAATGTAA
- a CDS encoding YbaB/EbfC family nucleoid-associated protein, with product MVRKLKGAKTPASGNSQMDILKQAQVMQQQMLEIQDSLKDREVEASVGGGAVVVKANGQKEIMSITISEETIKDAAEDKEMLEDLVLSAVKEAMRQAEELAEKEMSKVTGGLNIPGLF from the coding sequence GTGGTAAGAAAATTAAAAGGTGCAAAGACACCAGCATCAGGAAATTCTCAAATGGATATATTAAAGCAAGCACAGGTTATGCAACAGCAAATGTTAGAAATTCAAGATTCTTTAAAAGATAGAGAGGTTGAAGCTTCTGTTGGTGGCGGAGCTGTAGTAGTAAAGGCTAATGGTCAAAAGGAAATTATGTCAATAACAATTTCTGAAGAAACTATTAAAGATGCTGCTGAAGATAAAGAGATGTTAGAAGATTTAGTACTTTCTGCAGTTAAAGAAGCTATGAGACAAGCTGAAGAGTTAGCTGAAAAGGAAATGTCTAAAGTAACTGGTGGATTAAACATACCAGGATTATTCTAA
- a CDS encoding uracil-xanthine permease family protein encodes MSNISTKTKLVLGMQHVLAMFGATVLVPFLTGLNPSVALLTAGVGTLLFHLCTKGIVPVFLGSSFAFIGAISLVLKGEGIGAVKGGVISAGIVYILMSLVVKKFGVEKVKSFFPPVVVGPIIMVIGLRLSPTALNMAGYSNGHFDVKSLIVALLVVICMVTISVLEKSFFRLVPILISVIVGYVAAVLLGMVDFAPLHMANWIGFSGEGLRDLLTLPHFTFTGVLAIAPIALVVFIEHIGDITTNGAVVGKDFFKDPGIHRTLLGDGVATIVAGFLGGPANTTYGENTGVLAVTKVYDPAILRIAACYAIVLSFIGKFGVILQTIPVPVMGGVSIILFGMIASVGVRTLIEANLDFSHSRNLIIASLIFVLGIAIDNIVIWRTVSLSGLAIAALVGVVLNKILPDNI; translated from the coding sequence ATGAGTAATATTTCGACAAAAACAAAGTTAGTTCTAGGAATGCAACATGTTTTAGCTATGTTTGGAGCCACGGTATTAGTACCATTTTTAACAGGATTAAATCCATCTGTAGCACTTTTAACAGCAGGAGTAGGTACCCTATTATTTCATCTATGTACAAAGGGAATCGTACCAGTATTTTTAGGATCGTCATTTGCCTTTATAGGAGCTATATCTCTAGTTTTAAAGGGAGAAGGAATAGGAGCTGTAAAAGGTGGAGTTATTTCTGCAGGGATAGTATATATACTTATGTCCTTAGTAGTTAAAAAATTTGGTGTTGAAAAAGTAAAATCTTTCTTTCCACCAGTTGTAGTAGGACCAATTATAATGGTTATAGGATTAAGACTTAGTCCAACTGCACTTAATATGGCAGGATATTCAAATGGACACTTTGATGTAAAAAGTTTAATAGTAGCATTATTAGTAGTAATATGTATGGTAACAATATCAGTTTTAGAGAAATCTTTCTTTAGATTAGTACCTATACTGATTTCAGTTATAGTGGGATATGTTGCAGCAGTACTATTAGGAATGGTAGATTTTGCACCTTTACATATGGCAAACTGGATAGGTTTTTCAGGTGAAGGATTAAGAGATCTGTTGACATTACCACACTTCACTTTCACAGGAGTATTAGCAATTGCACCAATAGCCTTAGTAGTATTTATTGAGCATATAGGTGATATTACAACTAATGGAGCTGTTGTTGGTAAAGATTTCTTTAAAGATCCAGGGATCCATAGAACTCTATTAGGAGATGGAGTTGCAACAATAGTAGCAGGATTTTTAGGTGGACCTGCAAATACAACTTATGGAGAAAATACGGGAGTACTGGCGGTAACAAAGGTTTATGATCCAGCAATCCTTAGAATAGCAGCTTGCTATGCGATAGTTTTAAGTTTTATTGGTAAATTTGGAGTTATATTACAAACAATTCCAGTTCCAGTAATGGGAGGAGTTTCAATCATATTATTTGGAATGATTGCTTCAGTGGGAGTAAGAACCTTAATCGAAGCAAACTTAGATTTCTCACATTCAAGAAACTTAATAATAGCTTCATTAATATTTGTTTTAGGAATAGCAATAGATAATATAGTTATTTGGAGAACAGTTTCTTTATCGGGGCTTGCTATAGCAGCCTTAGTAGGAGTTGTTTTAAATAAAATATTGCCTGATAATATATAG
- the pepF gene encoding oligoendopeptidase F yields MLKREDIKKEYKWNLADIYENWDKWNEDVKVMESLMDKIATYKGQIRNNPQNFIKMMELEEKLSRLSEKVYLYPYLMKDLNSKNEEASIKIQEIESIYTKYSISTAWITPEILEIPETTMNQWLEEYPELDSYKFQIKEIYRLQKHILSEDKERLLSYFGQYMGAPSDIYGELSTSDIKWNDVTFSTGETLPVTNGVYGKVVSTYKNQEDRKKAFEALYKSYLVNKNTYGAIYRNLLQRDFASAQSRNYKSALEKSLEPKNIPEKVYTTLIESTRENTAPLKRYIALRKKALKLENYYYYDNQINIVDYNREFTYEEAKKDVIDSVIPLGKEYQESLKKALSAGWLDVFETENKRSGAYSISIYDVHPYMLLNYNGTLDSVFTLAHELGHTMHSMLSVENQPYSTSQYTIFVAEVASTFNERLLLDSMLKKTKDPKERIALIEQALGNIVGTYYIQTMFADYEYQAHKIVENGGAITPEVLDNIMGTLFKEYFGEEIKVDDLQKLIWARIPHFYNSPYYVYQYATSFASSAALYDKVTDNKYSKEEREEALNRYLTLLKSGGNDYPMEQLKKAGVDLTKKESFQFIGDEFNRLLDLLEAELNKNN; encoded by the coding sequence GTGTTAAAAAGAGAAGATATAAAAAAAGAATACAAATGGAATTTAGCAGATATATATGAAAATTGGGATAAGTGGAATGAAGATGTTAAAGTAATGGAATCTTTAATGGATAAAATCGCAACTTATAAGGGTCAAATTAGAAATAATCCACAAAATTTTATAAAAATGATGGAATTAGAGGAAAAACTATCAAGGTTATCAGAAAAAGTTTATTTATATCCTTATTTAATGAAGGATTTAAATTCAAAAAATGAGGAAGCATCTATAAAAATTCAAGAAATAGAATCTATATATACAAAATATTCTATTTCAACAGCGTGGATAACTCCAGAAATTTTAGAGATACCAGAAACTACTATGAATCAATGGTTAGAAGAGTATCCAGAATTAGATTCTTATAAATTTCAAATAAAAGAAATTTATAGATTACAAAAACATATATTAAGCGAAGATAAAGAGAGACTCCTTTCTTATTTTGGTCAGTATATGGGAGCACCTAGTGATATTTATGGAGAGTTATCAACTTCAGATATAAAATGGAATGATGTAACATTTTCTACAGGGGAAACACTTCCTGTTACAAATGGAGTTTATGGAAAAGTTGTATCTACATATAAAAATCAAGAGGACAGAAAAAAAGCTTTTGAAGCATTATATAAATCCTATTTAGTAAATAAAAATACCTATGGAGCTATATATAGAAATTTATTACAAAGAGATTTTGCATCGGCACAAAGTAGAAACTACAAAAGTGCTTTGGAAAAATCATTAGAACCTAAAAATATACCAGAAAAAGTTTATACTACATTGATTGAATCAACTAGGGAAAATACGGCACCATTAAAAAGATATATAGCTCTTAGAAAAAAAGCATTAAAATTAGAAAATTATTATTACTATGACAATCAAATAAATATTGTGGACTATAATAGAGAATTTACATATGAAGAGGCTAAAAAAGATGTAATAGATTCAGTTATTCCTTTAGGAAAAGAGTATCAAGAGAGTCTGAAAAAGGCATTAAGTGCTGGGTGGCTAGATGTATTTGAAACTGAAAATAAAAGATCAGGAGCTTACTCTATAAGTATTTATGATGTACATCCATATATGCTTTTAAATTACAATGGAACTTTGGATAGTGTATTTACTTTAGCTCATGAATTAGGACATACAATGCATAGTATGCTTTCAGTTGAGAATCAACCATATTCTACAAGTCAATATACAATATTTGTAGCAGAGGTTGCATCTACATTTAATGAAAGACTTTTATTAGATAGTATGCTTAAAAAAACTAAGGATCCTAAGGAAAGAATTGCCTTAATAGAACAGGCTTTAGGGAATATAGTAGGAACATATTATATACAAACTATGTTTGCAGATTATGAGTATCAAGCTCATAAAATAGTGGAAAATGGCGGGGCAATAACACCAGAAGTACTAGATAATATAATGGGTACTTTATTTAAGGAATACTTTGGAGAGGAGATTAAAGTTGATGATCTACAAAAATTAATTTGGGCAAGAATACCTCATTTTTATAACTCTCCATATTATGTATACCAATATGCAACAAGTTTTGCATCTTCAGCAGCTTTATATGATAAGGTAACAGATAATAAATATTCTAAAGAGGAGAGGGAAGAAGCCTTAAATAGATATTTAACTTTATTAAAATCTGGTGGAAATGATTATCCAATGGAACAGCTGAAAAAAGCTGGAGTAGATTTAACTAAAAAGGAAAGTTTCCAATTTATAGGAGATGAATTTAATAGATTATTAGATTTATTAGAAGCTGAATTAAATAAAAATAATTAA